Sequence from the Luteibacter aegosomaticola genome:
GAGCGCCTGCAGGAGTACGCGAAGCTCGGCGCCAAGTTCGCCAAGTGGCGCGCGGTCATCAAGATCACCGACGACACGCCGACCTCCACCGCGGTGGAATCCAACACGCATGCCCTCGCGCGCTACGCGGCGCTTTGCCAGGAAGCCGGCCTCGTCCCGATGGTCGAGCCCGAAATCCTGATGGACGACAAGGACAGCGTGCAGGACCTGGACACGAGCTTCACCGTGCACAAGGAAGTCCTGCAGAGCCTGTTCGCGCAGCTCGAGCTGCACAACGTTGAGCTCAAGGCGCTGATCCTGAAGGTCAGCATGGTCATTCCGGGCAAGTACGCGCCGAAGGAAGACCAGGTCGACGCCGAAGACATCGCCAACGCGACGGTCAGCGTGTTCCAGTACGCCGTGCCGGCCGCCGTCGCGGGCATCGTGTTCCTTTCCGGTGGCCAGGGCGATCAGCAGGCGACCGAGAACCTCAACGAGATCAACAAGCTCGGCCCGCATCCCTGGCCGATCAGCTTCTCGTACGGCCGTGCGCTGGTCTCGGCCGCGCTGGAAACCTGGGCCAAGGACCAGAAGGGCAACTACGACGCGGCCCAGAAGACCGTGGTCGAGCGCGCGAAGGAAAACAGCCTCGCCGCCCAGGGCAGCTGGAAAAAGAAGTAAGCCCCGCTCTTGTAGGAGCGCGCTTGCGCGCGATTCACGGATGCGGCAAGCACCCAATCGCGCGCAAGCGCGCTCCTACAGAAAGGCACAAAAAAACCGGGCGCCCTAGGGCGCCCGGTTTTTTTACAGCTACGTACTCAACAACGTGCTTGCTTAGAAGCGGTACTCAGCCTGCACCGACGTCATGTTGGTCGACAGGTTGAGGTTGTCCTTCTTCGCATCGTAGTGGTCGAAGTTCAGGCCCAGGCTCCAGTTGTTCGTGAAGTCGTAGCCGACGCCGACGCCACCGTACCAGCTGGTCTTGTCGAGGTTGCTGCGGGTGATGTCATCGTTGCTGGTGCCGTGGCCCTTCCAGGCGTACAGGCCAGCGCGAGCGCTGACATACCACTGCGGATCGATGTTGAACTTGCCGTTCACGCCGGCAGTCCAGCCGTGCAGCTCGGACTTGCGGCGATCCACCACGCGATTGTCATTGAAGAAATTCTTCGCGTGGATATTGCCGAGGTCGTTGTAGCCCACCTCAACACCCAGCGCGGCCCACGGGGTCACGCCCCAGCGGTAACCGCCGTTGAGCGCGTAGCCGGTGTCATGACCGTCGTACTTGCCCTTGTCGACCGAGGTACGGCCAACGTTGCCATTCACGAACCAGCCTGCGGCCGGGTTCACGTCCTGCGCAAAGGCCGGGGCGGCAACGACGCCAGCGGCAACAAGGGCAAGGGCGATAAGGGTCTTCTTCATGGTGGAACTCTCCTGCTTTTTATTTTTGTGGCACGGGCCGCATGGGGGAATCGGCCTCGTGCTCCGCACGGCGGGGGTGTCGTGCTCGAATACCTAGATATGGCGCCTTCGGATAGATTCAATACCGATTAGTTCAGTATTAAGCCGAAGTTAAGTCTCGGCGCCCGGGGCACCGAGACTTGCCCGTTGAAGGGGGAGGCTTAGAAGCGGTATTCGCCGGCCAGCGAGAGCAGGCCCGTCGAGCGCTTCAGGTCCGGCTGCGTCGTGCCGGTGGTGTTGTCGACGATCTTGCCGGCATTGGCGTGGAAGTAGTCGTAGGTGACGCCGACGCCGAAGTGCTCGTTGATATCCCAACCGGTACCGATACCGGCGTACCAGCTGCCGCGGTTCGGGCGACCGCCGCTCGAGAAGCCAAGATCCTGGCCCACCGAGTTGTTGTAGCTGCGGCCATTGTCGTTGGCGCGGAAGTAACCGCCGTGCATGGTGATGTACCACTGCGGCACGAGGTTGAGCTTCATGTTGGCACCGAGCATCCAGCCGCGCAGCGCATCACGCTGGCTCTTCTGATCGACGTCCTGGCCGGATTCGAAGACGTTCTTGACCCGGTAGTTGCCGAGGTCGGTGTAGCCCGCTTCAAGGCCCATGCCCAGATCCGGGCCGACCTTCCAGCGGTAACCGCCCAGCAGGCCGTAGCCGGTGCGACGGCCCTTTTCGCCGTGCAGGAAGTTGAAACCGTTGGTATCGCTACCGAAACCGCCGGTGTCGCTGCCGTTGGTACGGCCGACGTTGGCGCCGATGAACCAGTTGCCGCTACCGACGGACTGGCTCGGCTGGTAGTTGCCGGAAACCGCGGTGTTGTCCTGTGCAAAGGCCGGAACGGCCGCAAACGAGACGCAAGAAACTGCAAGGGCAAGGATTGCCTTCTTCATGGGAGTGTTCCTCTTATTTTCGGGGCGGGCGACCGACCACG
This genomic interval carries:
- a CDS encoding porin family protein produces the protein MKKTLIALALVAAGVVAAPAFAQDVNPAAGWFVNGNVGRTSVDKGKYDGHDTGYALNGGYRWGVTPWAALGVEVGYNDLGNIHAKNFFNDNRVVDRRKSELHGWTAGVNGKFNIDPQWYVSARAGLYAWKGHGTSNDDITRSNLDKTSWYGGVGVGYDFTNNWSLGLNFDHYDAKKDNLNLSTNMTSVQAEYRF
- a CDS encoding class I fructose-bisphosphate aldolase, which translates into the protein MSIEDLEQIAQAMVAPGKGIIAVDESATTIKKRIEAVGLENNEENRRKYRQLLLTAPGLGEYISGAILFDETIRQKTDDGRSMVEAMNAAGILPGIKVDKGTHPLAGCPGEVVTEGLDGLRERLQEYAKLGAKFAKWRAVIKITDDTPTSTAVESNTHALARYAALCQEAGLVPMVEPEILMDDKDSVQDLDTSFTVHKEVLQSLFAQLELHNVELKALILKVSMVIPGKYAPKEDQVDAEDIANATVSVFQYAVPAAVAGIVFLSGGQGDQQATENLNEINKLGPHPWPISFSYGRALVSAALETWAKDQKGNYDAAQKTVVERAKENSLAAQGSWKKK
- a CDS encoding outer membrane beta-barrel protein — protein: MKKAILALAVSCVSFAAVPAFAQDNTAVSGNYQPSQSVGSGNWFIGANVGRTNGSDTGGFGSDTNGFNFLHGEKGRRTGYGLLGGYRWKVGPDLGMGLEAGYTDLGNYRVKNVFESGQDVDQKSQRDALRGWMLGANMKLNLVPQWYITMHGGYFRANDNGRSYNNSVGQDLGFSSGGRPNRGSWYAGIGTGWDINEHFGVGVTYDYFHANAGKIVDNTTGTTQPDLKRSTGLLSLAGEYRF